A window from Pyrococcus yayanosii CH1 encodes these proteins:
- a CDS encoding 50S ribosomal protein L21e, translating into MVQKAHSFRRKTRKKLRKHPRRRGLPPLTRFLQEFEVGQRVHIVIEPSYHKGMPDPRFHGRTGVVVGKRGDAYIVEVTDGGKVKTLFIHPVHLRPQK; encoded by the coding sequence ATGGTTCAGAAGGCTCACAGCTTTAGGAGAAAGACCAGGAAGAAGCTTCGCAAGCACCCGAGGAGGAGGGGCCTTCCCCCGCTCACCAGGTTCCTCCAGGAGTTTGAAGTTGGCCAGAGGGTTCACATAGTCATAGAGCCGAGCTACCACAAGGGCATGCCTGACCCGAGGTTCCATGGAAGGACAGGAGTCGTCGTTGGAAAGAGGGGTGACGCCTACATAGTTGAGGTGACGGATGGGGGCAAGGTTAAGACGCTCTTCATTCATCCAGTTCACCTAAGACCCCAGAAGTGA
- a CDS encoding RNA polymerase Rpb4 family protein, with protein sequence MIGRKRLAERYITIAEAKELLLKRQEEDLKKGLEEPMFYEARLALEHAERFAKVPAEKAKEIRERLMSEFEWMDERLASKIIDIMPEDNFDVRVIFAKEEYQPTPEEAKRIVEILDEYRE encoded by the coding sequence ATGATAGGCAGGAAGAGGCTTGCTGAGAGGTACATAACGATAGCAGAGGCCAAGGAGCTCCTCCTCAAAAGGCAGGAGGAGGATCTAAAGAAGGGCTTGGAGGAGCCGATGTTCTACGAGGCTAGGTTGGCCCTCGAACACGCTGAAAGGTTCGCCAAGGTTCCGGCGGAGAAGGCCAAGGAGATACGAGAGAGACTTATGTCGGAATTCGAGTGGATGGACGAAAGGCTTGCCAGCAAGATAATAGACATAATGCCTGAGGACAACTTTGACGTCCGCGTGATATTCGCCAAGGAAGAGTATCAACCAACCCCAGAGGAAGCCAAGAGGATAGTCGAAATACTTGACGAGTATAGGGAGTGA
- a CDS encoding geranylgeranylglyceryl/heptaprenylglyceryl phosphate synthase, whose protein sequence is MKMRIGKVERLILNKLENSKLHFVLIDPDDVPPKTAGRLAALCEETGVDAIMVGGSTGAEGEVLDSVVKAIKEASGLPVILFPGSHGGISKYADAIFFMSLLNSRNPFFITGAQALGAFTVKRYGLEPIPMAYIVVEPGETVGWVGDAKPIPRHKPKLAAAYALAGQYLGMRLVYLEAGSGAPEPVPPKMVKVVKAAIDVPLIVGGGIRRGEQARKLIEAGADIIVTGTAIEKSSSLDEARKKLEEINRAIKSVCP, encoded by the coding sequence ATGAAGATGAGGATAGGCAAGGTCGAACGCCTGATACTAAATAAGTTGGAAAATAGTAAGCTCCACTTTGTGCTCATAGACCCGGATGACGTTCCGCCTAAGACCGCGGGAAGACTGGCGGCCCTCTGCGAGGAAACGGGTGTAGATGCCATAATGGTAGGGGGTTCCACCGGGGCAGAAGGAGAAGTTCTTGATAGTGTAGTTAAAGCTATAAAGGAGGCTTCAGGTTTGCCGGTTATACTCTTTCCAGGCTCCCACGGTGGGATAAGTAAATACGCTGACGCAATATTCTTTATGAGCCTGCTCAACTCGCGGAACCCCTTCTTCATAACGGGGGCTCAGGCTCTGGGAGCCTTCACGGTCAAGCGCTACGGTCTAGAACCAATCCCCATGGCCTACATCGTCGTGGAGCCGGGTGAGACCGTGGGATGGGTGGGTGATGCAAAGCCCATCCCGAGGCACAAGCCGAAGCTTGCAGCTGCATATGCCCTTGCAGGTCAGTACCTCGGGATGCGCTTGGTTTATTTGGAAGCTGGTAGTGGAGCTCCTGAGCCCGTACCCCCCAAGATGGTCAAGGTAGTGAAGGCGGCCATAGATGTGCCTCTCATAGTTGGAGGAGGGATAAGGAGGGGTGAGCAGGCAAGGAAACTTATTGAGGCCGGCGCTGACATAATAGTCACGGGAACTGCCATAGAAAAATCAAGTTCCCTTGATGAGGCTAGAAAGAAGCTCGAAGAGATAAATAGGGCAATTAAATCCGTTTGTCCTTGA
- a CDS encoding ATPase domain-containing protein — MEGEFIKSGVERLDQILGGGFRKGYNVAVVGGLDGDNVLFLHNLVYSLLSQDYRILLVEFRQEPSHLFSWLKSFGIDYEKAVEEGKLKIIDGFSNLYFPTPISKEENVLPNPLDLSITTALIRDSIVRDSYNFLVLDDLSILYTLQADPKVYVRVMVRLVNSIKKFGAQTIASLNSDVFSSKDLATLLVPFEYVIDVREGTAKVARSPYPLSSPQNCFPYTKAKNGIVPLSEAYENLEVLKNSLKLDDEGNLWLGTERVQIVVEESEASLVEFVYNYLGPEEGERFLYLWGKWEFKGYGSLIRKKHENLEDALMGLLSTTKVLGGGHLEFVQMTDELIVLRGKNLFPRIERFPYHAHVNYAGAIAQFVEDFTGEKWEGKEVRCQGQGASHCEFVIKKVKDKRI; from the coding sequence ATGGAGGGGGAGTTCATAAAGTCGGGCGTGGAGAGACTTGACCAGATACTTGGAGGTGGCTTCAGAAAAGGATACAATGTGGCAGTCGTGGGTGGCCTAGACGGGGATAACGTGCTCTTTCTTCATAACCTTGTTTATTCCCTCCTGAGTCAAGATTACCGCATTCTGCTTGTGGAATTTAGACAAGAGCCAAGCCATCTCTTTTCGTGGCTTAAATCGTTCGGGATAGACTACGAGAAGGCTGTCGAGGAAGGTAAGCTCAAGATAATAGACGGATTTTCAAACCTCTACTTCCCAACCCCCATATCTAAAGAAGAAAATGTCCTCCCCAATCCTCTCGACCTCAGCATAACCACCGCGCTCATCCGCGATAGCATAGTGAGGGATAGTTACAACTTTCTCGTTCTCGACGACCTAAGCATCCTCTATACGCTCCAAGCTGATCCCAAGGTTTACGTTCGAGTCATGGTTAGGCTTGTGAACTCCATAAAGAAGTTCGGAGCCCAGACGATAGCTTCCCTGAACTCTGACGTATTCTCGAGCAAGGATCTCGCAACCCTTTTGGTGCCCTTCGAGTACGTTATTGACGTTAGGGAGGGTACCGCAAAGGTTGCGAGATCTCCATATCCCCTATCATCTCCTCAGAATTGCTTCCCCTATACAAAGGCTAAAAACGGAATAGTTCCCTTATCCGAGGCTTATGAAAATCTGGAGGTCCTGAAAAATTCCCTTAAACTTGACGACGAGGGTAATTTGTGGTTGGGTACTGAGAGGGTCCAAATCGTCGTAGAGGAGAGCGAAGCCTCTCTAGTAGAGTTCGTTTATAATTATCTTGGACCTGAGGAGGGAGAGAGATTCCTATACTTATGGGGTAAGTGGGAGTTCAAGGGATACGGTAGCCTTATTCGAAAAAAACACGAAAACCTTGAGGATGCGCTGATGGGCCTGCTATCTACGACGAAAGTCTTGGGAGGGGGTCATCTCGAGTTCGTTCAGATGACGGATGAGCTGATCGTTCTCAGGGGTAAAAATCTCTTCCCAAGAATAGAGAGGTTCCCCTACCACGCCCACGTCAATTATGCCGGTGCAATAGCCCAATTCGTGGAAGATTTCACGGGAGAGAAGTGGGAAGGAAAAGAGGTTAGGTGCCAGGGTCAAGGAGCCTCCCATTGTGAGTTCGTGATAAAGAAAGTCAAGGACAAACGGATTTAA
- a CDS encoding PINc/VapC family ATPase, with protein sequence MKVVVPDTSVIVDGRLIQYLRELGEKVKVVIPEAVIAEIEHQANAGRAIGHVGLEELKKLRAMADEGKILLEFYGERPDFWQIKRAKAGEIDHMVREVARELNATLITGDQVQRDIAIAKGIDVIYLESRKEPRMRLEDFFDEETMSVHLKAGIKPLAKKGRPGEWKLVPVRDEPLTEEELEEIADDIIERARRDRESFIELDEQGATVVQLRNYRIVIAKPPFADRIEITAVRPVKKLSIEDYNLSEKLMERLRERAEGILVAGPPGAGKTTFVQALAEWYASMGKIVKTMEKPRDLQVSEEITQYTALGGSMEKTGDILLLVRPDYTIFDEMRKTSDFLIYADLRLAGVGMVGVVHATKPIDAIQRFIGRIELGMIPQIVDTVIFIKAGRVAKVLTLEYKVKVPSGMKEEDLARPVIEVRDFETGELEYEIYTFGEEVSVVPVKKEEKAPALRLAEKKLKQEIKKFLPDVYADVEIISPHKAVIYADEFDIPAIIGKKGKRITELEKRLGISIEVKSFAEKAPEPREKIPVDIEEKKKSIVLRVSPDYAKRPLRFYGGGEYIFTATPSKKGIVKVAKNTPIGRELKRLIDEGVDIWASP encoded by the coding sequence ATGAAAGTCGTAGTTCCTGACACGAGCGTGATAGTGGATGGCAGGCTCATCCAGTACCTCCGTGAGCTTGGCGAGAAGGTTAAGGTTGTCATTCCCGAGGCCGTGATTGCTGAGATTGAGCACCAGGCGAATGCGGGGAGAGCGATAGGTCACGTGGGTTTGGAGGAACTCAAGAAGCTTAGGGCGATGGCTGACGAAGGGAAGATACTTCTTGAGTTCTACGGCGAGAGGCCGGACTTCTGGCAGATAAAGAGGGCTAAGGCGGGCGAGATAGACCACATGGTTAGAGAGGTAGCGAGAGAGCTCAACGCGACACTCATTACGGGTGACCAAGTTCAGAGGGACATAGCGATAGCTAAGGGAATCGACGTTATCTACTTAGAAAGCCGCAAGGAGCCGAGGATGAGGCTCGAGGACTTCTTCGATGAGGAAACCATGAGCGTTCACCTGAAGGCAGGGATAAAGCCTCTGGCAAAGAAAGGAAGGCCGGGAGAGTGGAAGCTTGTTCCCGTGAGGGACGAGCCTCTGACGGAGGAGGAGCTTGAGGAGATTGCTGATGATATAATCGAGAGGGCGAGGAGGGATAGGGAGAGCTTCATCGAGCTTGACGAGCAGGGCGCTACGGTTGTCCAGCTTAGGAATTACCGCATAGTAATCGCTAAGCCACCCTTTGCCGACAGGATAGAGATAACGGCCGTGAGGCCAGTCAAGAAGCTGAGCATAGAGGACTACAACCTCAGCGAGAAGCTTATGGAGAGACTAAGGGAGAGGGCCGAGGGAATACTCGTGGCGGGCCCACCTGGAGCCGGAAAGACGACTTTTGTTCAGGCTCTTGCCGAGTGGTATGCCTCCATGGGCAAGATAGTGAAGACAATGGAGAAGCCCCGCGACCTCCAAGTGAGTGAGGAGATAACCCAGTACACGGCCCTCGGAGGAAGCATGGAGAAAACGGGTGACATACTGCTCCTCGTGAGACCCGACTACACAATATTCGACGAGATGAGGAAGACGAGCGATTTCCTGATATACGCCGACCTTCGTTTAGCGGGCGTGGGAATGGTCGGTGTGGTGCACGCGACGAAGCCGATAGATGCAATTCAGCGCTTTATCGGTAGGATAGAGCTCGGAATGATACCGCAGATCGTTGATACTGTGATATTCATCAAGGCTGGCCGCGTTGCTAAAGTTCTGACTCTCGAGTACAAGGTCAAGGTACCCAGCGGCATGAAGGAAGAGGACCTAGCAAGGCCGGTTATAGAGGTCAGGGACTTTGAAACCGGGGAGCTCGAATACGAAATATACACCTTCGGCGAGGAAGTGAGCGTCGTCCCGGTCAAAAAGGAGGAAAAGGCTCCGGCATTAAGGCTTGCCGAGAAGAAGCTCAAGCAGGAGATAAAGAAGTTCTTGCCAGATGTTTACGCCGATGTCGAGATCATAAGCCCGCACAAGGCGGTCATATACGCGGACGAGTTCGACATCCCAGCGATAATAGGGAAGAAGGGCAAGAGGATAACCGAACTGGAGAAGAGGCTCGGAATAAGCATAGAGGTCAAGAGCTTCGCTGAGAAGGCACCGGAACCTAGGGAAAAGATCCCTGTGGACATCGAAGAGAAGAAGAAGAGCATAGTGCTGAGGGTCTCGCCGGACTACGCCAAGAGGCCCCTCAGATTCTATGGTGGCGGTGAGTACATATTCACCGCCACGCCGAGCAAGAAGGGCATAGTAAAGGTTGCCAAGAACACGCCCATAGGCAGGGAGCTCAAGAGACTCATAGATGAGGGCGTGGATATATGGGCCTCCCCCTAA
- a CDS encoding GIY-YIG nuclease family protein: MKGGYFLILFLPEDFHVKTKGRNFFLRAGYYVYVGSAMNSLEGRIARHFRKEKRPHWHIDYLLMQAELLRAYLVPSEKRIEEELSRGVAEFGEPVPGFGASDVSVGTNLYRFDEPPDEKIKEILRRLGLKWMVVEKI; the protein is encoded by the coding sequence ATGAAGGGGGGATATTTTCTCATCCTGTTCCTTCCCGAGGACTTCCATGTAAAGACAAAGGGCAGAAATTTCTTTCTCCGAGCTGGCTACTACGTTTACGTGGGTTCGGCCATGAACTCCCTAGAGGGTCGGATCGCTCGACACTTCAGGAAGGAGAAAAGGCCTCACTGGCACATAGACTACCTCCTGATGCAGGCCGAGCTCCTTAGGGCATACTTGGTCCCGAGCGAGAAGAGAATAGAGGAGGAGCTCTCCCGGGGGGTCGCGGAGTTCGGAGAACCCGTGCCTGGCTTCGGGGCGAGCGATGTTTCCGTGGGAACCAACCTCTACAGGTTTGATGAGCCGCCCGACGAAAAGATAAAGGAAATACTAAGACGGCTGGGCTTGAAGTGGATGGTTGTGGAGAAAATTTAG
- a CDS encoding NDR1/HIN1-like protein: MKRSLLVLVSLIMAIPLINFGYLAIQYFAVGPVKDCKIELSEVKVEEASVDGAILVATVTIDNPTDRSVRIDGFEYTLFANDTPIGTYKISRIILIPAGSSIKLKGTFEVRYPTMPTGIIRAIMNGRLEEIEWRIEGEFYVNSTLGTFGVLFNVTTGR; this comes from the coding sequence ATGAAACGTAGCCTTTTGGTGCTCGTGAGTCTCATAATGGCCATTCCCCTAATAAATTTTGGATACTTGGCCATCCAATACTTTGCAGTTGGTCCTGTAAAGGATTGCAAGATTGAGCTCAGTGAGGTAAAGGTTGAGGAAGCATCCGTGGATGGGGCTATTCTAGTGGCCACGGTAACAATAGATAATCCAACAGACCGGAGCGTCAGGATAGACGGCTTTGAATACACCCTATTTGCCAACGACACCCCTATTGGCACTTACAAGATTAGCAGGATTATCCTGATACCCGCTGGGAGCTCCATCAAACTCAAGGGCACTTTCGAGGTGAGATACCCCACGATGCCCACTGGGATAATCAGGGCCATAATGAATGGCAGACTAGAGGAAATAGAGTGGAGGATCGAAGGAGAGTTCTACGTGAACTCGACCTTGGGGACGTTTGGAGTTCTTTTCAACGTTACCACGGGGAGATGA
- a CDS encoding single- stranded DNA-binding family protein — MPKLMTGYVRASGYANKVRRVLFAITRGKVNPEEVVRAAGELNQSIFEKFREVGVKKEDVVRISVDFEIQDGKIIWNYDSLQIEVYRKEEEERLAQAMEEIEEMEKAFEEAIKELEGLAEKLRRLSEEISEKVERIKQEHTGLKLRVEEDET, encoded by the coding sequence GTGCCTAAGCTAATGACTGGCTATGTGCGGGCCTCTGGATACGCCAACAAGGTTAGGAGAGTGCTCTTTGCAATAACGAGGGGCAAGGTTAATCCCGAGGAGGTCGTGAGAGCTGCTGGAGAGCTAAATCAATCAATCTTCGAGAAGTTTAGAGAGGTTGGCGTGAAAAAAGAAGACGTCGTCAGGATTAGCGTGGATTTTGAGATTCAGGACGGAAAGATAATCTGGAACTACGACTCCCTTCAGATAGAGGTTTACAGGAAAGAGGAAGAAGAGAGGCTAGCTCAGGCCATGGAAGAAATAGAGGAGATGGAGAAAGCCTTCGAGGAGGCAATAAAGGAGTTAGAGGGCCTCGCCGAGAAGCTTAGAAGGCTCAGTGAGGAAATTTCCGAGAAGGTGGAAAGGATAAAGCAAGAACATACGGGCCTGAAACTAAGGGTGGAAGAGGATGAAACGTAG
- a CDS encoding adenylate kinase, translating into MNILIFGPPGSGKSTQARKIVEKYGLTYIASGDLIRAEISAGTSLGKEMEAYLARGDLIPDTVVNTLVISKLRRVRENFIMDGYPRTPEQVIALENYLYDHGIKIDVAIDIFIPKEESIKRISGRRICSQCGAVYHVDFNPPKVPGRCDVCGGKLIQREDDRPEIVAKRYDIYTANMTPIIKFYQKQGIYVRIEGCGTIGEVWERIRPLLDYIHNLESR; encoded by the coding sequence GTGAACATCTTAATATTTGGTCCACCAGGGAGTGGAAAATCAACCCAGGCACGAAAGATAGTCGAGAAGTATGGCCTAACCTATATAGCCTCGGGCGATCTAATAAGGGCAGAAATATCGGCCGGAACGTCTCTCGGAAAGGAGATGGAGGCTTATCTGGCTCGGGGCGATCTAATTCCGGACACCGTCGTTAACACCCTGGTGATCTCAAAGCTCAGAAGAGTCAGGGAGAACTTCATAATGGATGGTTATCCGAGGACGCCGGAGCAGGTAATAGCCCTCGAAAACTATCTCTACGACCACGGCATCAAGATAGACGTGGCCATCGATATATTCATCCCCAAAGAGGAGAGCATTAAAAGGATATCGGGAAGGCGGATATGCTCTCAATGTGGAGCAGTATATCATGTCGACTTCAATCCACCAAAGGTGCCGGGAAGATGTGACGTCTGTGGTGGCAAGCTCATCCAGAGAGAGGACGACAGACCCGAGATAGTCGCGAAGCGCTATGATATATACACGGCCAACATGACGCCTATAATAAAGTTCTACCAGAAGCAGGGGATATACGTCCGGATAGAGGGGTGCGGCACTATAGGAGAAGTTTGGGAGAGAATAAGGCCCCTTCTCGACTACATTCACAATCTAGAGTCCCGATGA
- the tgtA gene encoding tRNA guanosine(15) transglycosylase TgtA: protein MFRFEIKARDAAGRIGRLEVNGKRIETPAIMPVVNPKQLIVTPRELEEMGFGIIITNSYIIYKTPELRERALKEGIHRLLDYNGIIEVDSGSFQLMRYGGVEVTNREIIEFQHKIGVDIGTFLDIPTPPDVPREKAEEDLKITLERAREAEEMKEIPMNATVQGSTYLNLRTLAARRLSEMNFEIHPIGAVVPLMESYRFRELVDVVIAAKLGLRPDRPVHLFGAGHPMIFALAVAMGVDLFDSASYALYAKDDRYLTPEGTKHLNELEYFPCSCPVCSRYTPQELREMPKEERMRLLAIHNLWMLREELNRVKQAIREGELWKLVDERARAHPKLYAAYKRLLDYYKFLEENEPITKKSALFKVSEETLRWPIVRRARERAERVKEIFPETLRHPIFGEIPKYLSLSYPFAQSEAEEDFTIERPSRMDAKKYVMAIAEYQFGPGAGEAFKDAFVELSKKTGMPRQVKAKGVHLATVRADDGLLTLGIEGARRLHTVLPYPRMRVVVSEEAEPFVREGRDVFAKFVLFADPNIRPYDEVLVVNERDELLATGQALLNGREMVVFTTGRAVRVRRGIAQRTQHS, encoded by the coding sequence ATGTTTCGCTTCGAGATAAAGGCGAGGGATGCCGCTGGAAGGATTGGGAGGCTTGAGGTTAACGGGAAAAGGATTGAAACGCCTGCGATAATGCCCGTTGTTAACCCGAAGCAACTCATCGTGACTCCGAGAGAGCTTGAGGAGATGGGCTTCGGGATAATAATCACTAACTCCTACATCATCTACAAGACTCCCGAGCTGAGGGAGAGGGCCCTTAAGGAGGGAATCCACCGACTGCTAGACTACAACGGAATCATAGAGGTGGATTCCGGCTCCTTTCAGCTTATGCGCTATGGGGGTGTCGAGGTCACCAACAGGGAGATAATCGAGTTTCAGCACAAAATAGGGGTTGATATAGGGACGTTCCTCGACATCCCTACACCTCCCGATGTTCCACGCGAAAAGGCTGAGGAGGATCTTAAGATAACGCTTGAGAGGGCGAGAGAGGCCGAGGAGATGAAGGAGATACCAATGAACGCAACCGTCCAGGGCTCCACGTATCTCAACCTAAGGACGCTCGCCGCAAGAAGGCTTAGTGAGATGAACTTCGAAATACACCCCATAGGGGCTGTTGTTCCCCTTATGGAGTCCTACCGCTTTAGGGAGCTCGTAGATGTTGTCATTGCGGCGAAGCTTGGCCTTAGACCAGACAGACCGGTGCACCTCTTCGGCGCTGGTCATCCTATGATATTCGCCCTCGCCGTGGCCATGGGGGTGGACCTCTTCGACTCCGCCTCTTATGCCCTCTACGCCAAGGACGACCGCTATCTAACTCCAGAAGGAACGAAGCACCTAAATGAGCTCGAGTACTTCCCCTGCTCCTGTCCCGTATGTAGCCGCTACACTCCCCAGGAGCTCAGAGAGATGCCAAAAGAGGAGCGGATGAGGCTCTTGGCAATCCATAACCTCTGGATGCTCAGGGAGGAGCTCAACCGTGTGAAGCAGGCCATAAGGGAAGGAGAGCTCTGGAAATTAGTTGATGAGAGAGCGAGAGCCCATCCTAAGCTTTACGCGGCCTACAAGAGGTTGCTCGACTACTACAAATTCTTGGAGGAGAACGAACCCATTACAAAAAAGTCGGCCCTGTTCAAGGTGAGCGAAGAAACCCTTAGATGGCCCATCGTGAGGAGGGCGAGGGAGAGAGCTGAGCGCGTGAAAGAGATTTTCCCCGAGACCTTGAGGCACCCAATATTCGGTGAGATTCCCAAGTACCTCTCGCTTAGCTATCCATTTGCTCAGAGCGAGGCCGAGGAGGATTTCACCATCGAGAGGCCGTCGAGAATGGATGCCAAGAAGTACGTGATGGCCATAGCTGAGTACCAGTTCGGCCCCGGGGCAGGAGAAGCCTTCAAGGATGCCTTCGTTGAGCTCTCTAAGAAAACGGGGATGCCGAGGCAAGTTAAGGCCAAGGGCGTCCATCTGGCCACGGTCAGGGCTGACGATGGCCTCCTGACGCTCGGCATCGAGGGGGCTAGGAGGCTTCATACCGTTCTGCCTTATCCCAGGATGCGCGTCGTGGTGAGCGAGGAGGCGGAGCCCTTTGTGAGGGAGGGCAGGGACGTCTTCGCAAAATTCGTGCTCTTTGCTGACCCAAACATACGGCCCTACGACGAGGTTCTTGTGGTGAACGAGAGGGATGAGCTCTTGGCGACGGGTCAGGCCCTGCTTAACGGCAGGGAGATGGTTGTCTTCACGACGGGAAGGGCCGTGAGGGTGAGGAGAGGAATAGCTCAAAGGACGCAGCACTCATAG
- a CDS encoding radical SAM protein, which yields MRKLKVYIPSVKFPPISVTGNYCHLNCAHCDHHYLEGMLKVTRRNLVDYCKALEREGYMGCLLSGGLDERLKVPLDRFAEEIKAIKRETSLKLNAHVGFIDEDDLEWLRYVDIVSLDFVGNDDVIRRVYKIDKTVKDYLRILELLTENKIKVAPHITIGLDFGRIHWEFSAIDTLAQYPIDVLVLNVLIPTKGTEMEGVPKPGVDETIRVVEYAREHFGGEISVGCMRPFGRWREEFDRKAILADIDRLTNPPKNVLGWAKTVREVEILYECCVL from the coding sequence ATGAGAAAGCTCAAGGTCTACATTCCAAGCGTGAAGTTTCCCCCGATATCGGTCACGGGAAACTACTGCCATCTCAACTGTGCCCACTGTGATCATCACTACCTTGAGGGAATGCTGAAGGTTACGCGGAGAAACCTCGTGGACTATTGTAAGGCACTTGAGCGAGAAGGATACATGGGTTGCCTGCTGAGCGGTGGCCTCGACGAGCGGCTCAAGGTTCCCCTCGATAGGTTCGCGGAGGAGATAAAGGCGATAAAGAGGGAGACGAGCCTGAAGCTAAACGCCCACGTGGGCTTTATCGATGAAGACGATTTAGAGTGGCTGAGATACGTGGACATCGTTTCCCTCGACTTCGTGGGCAATGATGACGTGATAAGGCGCGTCTACAAGATAGACAAGACCGTGAAGGACTACCTTCGAATTCTGGAGCTCCTCACAGAGAACAAGATAAAGGTGGCGCCGCACATAACTATAGGGCTCGACTTCGGCAGGATTCACTGGGAGTTTAGTGCCATCGACACGCTCGCCCAGTACCCGATAGATGTCCTCGTCCTTAACGTCCTGATACCCACAAAGGGAACTGAGATGGAGGGCGTTCCAAAACCTGGCGTTGATGAGACAATTAGGGTCGTAGAATACGCCCGCGAACACTTTGGGGGCGAGATAAGCGTAGGGTGCATGAGGCCCTTCGGAAGATGGAGAGAGGAGTTTGATAGGAAAGCTATTTTAGCGGACATCGACAGACTGACGAACCCACCGAAGAATGTCCTTGGGTGGGCGAAGACTGTTAGGGAAGTGGAAATACTCTATGAGTGCTGCGTCCTTTGA
- the mfnA gene encoding tyrosine decarboxylase MfnA: MRFPERGMDEEEVLEELERLTREDLTFDSGRILGSMCTMPHPLAIKVFCRFIDRNLGDPGLHVGSRRIEREAVQMLGDLLHLERAYGHIVSGGTEANILAVRAFRNMADVEKPELILPKSAHFSFIKAGEMLGVKLVWAELKSDYTVDVRDVESKIGDNTIGIVGIAGTTGLGVVDDIPALSDLARDYGVPLHVDAAFGGFVIPFAKALGYDLPDFDFRLKGVQSVTIDPHKMGMAPIPAGGIIFRRKKFIKVISVLAPYLAGGKVWQATITGTRPGASALAVWALIKHLGFEGYKEIVARAMELTRWFAQEIKNTAGAWLVREPMLNIVAFKTKNLPRVERVLKGRGWGVSAHRGYIRIVMMPHVRKDHLEAFLRDLREVLG, from the coding sequence ATGCGATTTCCGGAGAGGGGAATGGATGAAGAGGAAGTTTTGGAGGAGCTGGAGAGGCTAACTCGGGAAGATCTCACGTTTGACTCAGGCAGGATCTTAGGGTCTATGTGTACTATGCCCCATCCACTCGCCATCAAGGTCTTCTGCAGGTTCATAGACAGGAATCTTGGTGACCCGGGGCTTCACGTGGGGAGCAGGAGGATAGAGAGGGAAGCCGTTCAGATGCTTGGTGACCTTCTCCACCTCGAAAGGGCATACGGCCACATAGTCTCCGGGGGAACGGAGGCCAATATACTGGCCGTTCGAGCTTTCCGCAACATGGCCGACGTCGAGAAGCCCGAACTTATACTACCGAAGAGTGCCCACTTCTCATTCATAAAGGCCGGTGAAATGCTCGGCGTGAAACTCGTTTGGGCTGAGCTTAAGAGCGATTACACGGTGGATGTGAGAGATGTAGAGAGCAAGATAGGAGACAACACGATAGGGATCGTTGGCATAGCGGGAACTACTGGGCTGGGCGTCGTGGATGACATCCCGGCCCTCAGCGATCTGGCTCGGGACTACGGCGTCCCCCTTCACGTCGATGCTGCCTTTGGGGGCTTCGTGATACCCTTTGCGAAAGCCCTCGGCTACGACCTGCCTGACTTCGACTTCAGGCTGAAGGGAGTTCAGAGCGTGACCATAGACCCCCACAAGATGGGCATGGCCCCCATTCCTGCCGGGGGGATAATATTCAGGAGGAAGAAGTTCATCAAGGTGATAAGCGTTCTGGCCCCCTATCTGGCTGGGGGAAAGGTGTGGCAGGCCACTATAACTGGTACGAGGCCGGGGGCAAGCGCGCTGGCTGTGTGGGCCCTCATAAAGCACCTCGGCTTCGAGGGCTACAAGGAGATAGTCGCCAGGGCGATGGAGCTCACTAGGTGGTTCGCCCAAGAGATTAAGAACACCGCTGGAGCGTGGCTCGTTAGGGAACCCATGCTCAACATAGTGGCCTTCAAGACTAAGAACCTGCCCCGTGTTGAGAGGGTCCTGAAGGGGAGGGGTTGGGGTGTAAGTGCCCACAGGGGCTACATAAGGATAGTCATGATGCCCCACGTGAGGAAAGACCACTTGGAGGCGTTCCTGAGGGATTTGAGGGAGGTTCTTGGATGA